The DNA region TTGCACCTTTCTCGAAGAATATGGTTGCGCGCGTCCCGTCATCCGGCCGAGGTCACTCGTCCTCGGAGTCCGAAGACGCTTGCGTCTGCGACTTTTTGCGCACAGGCTTGACCCCTGGCTTTGGAGCGTTCGCGGCTCGGCGTTGGATGGCTTGGAGTTTTTTCTCCTCGTCTTCCTGGTCGATCTTGCGGAAGACCAAGTGTTGCTGGCCATACGTCCATGCGTTGTTGCTCACCCAGTATAGAAGGAGCGCGATGGGGCTCGCCCAACCGAAAATCAGCACGCCGAGCGGGAAAACCCACAACGACATGACTCTCATCATCGCTGCTTGAGGCTGTTCGGCGACATCTGCGGGCTGGCGGGAGAGGGACGCGCGCGAGTTCATGTGGGTCGCGACAGAGGCGATGATCATCAGTGGCACCGCGACCAAGGCGATCTGCCAGCGCTGGAACTCCACTGCGGACCCGGCTCGGATGAACGCGTCAAAACTTGCGGCGGGCTCCAGAATGTAACTGGACAGCGGAACGCCGAAGAAACGCGACTCCAAGAAGCTCTGCACGTCGGCGGGGGAGAAGACGTAGTTGCTCGTGTTGCGGTTCTGCTCCGGGGTCAAGCTTCCACCGCCGGAGAAAAACGCGCCCGCGGTGCGGTTGAAGCTCGACAGAACGTGGTAAAGACCGATGAAGACGGGGATTTGCAACAACATCGGCAGGCAGCCCAGAAGCGGGTTGAACCCATGCTCTTGCTGGAGTTTCTGCATTTCCAGCGCTTGCCGCTGGCGGTCTTTGCCGTATTTGGCCTGAATCGCCTTCATCTGCGGTTGCAGCTCTTGCATTTTCCGCATGAACCGGATCTGACGGACGGCGGGCGCGTAGAGGAGGGCGCGTATGGTGCACACCAAAGCCACCACCGACAACGCCCAGGCGAATCCTGACTTCGGGCCCAGGACTTGGCTGAAGACCCAATGCCAAACCCAAAGCACTCCAGAGACGGGGTAATAGACGAAGTCCAGCATTAGCGGGGCGCTCCTTCATAAACATGTGCCGGGCAGGCATGTCGGACGGGGACTGGGTCGAAACCGCCGGCGCTCCACGGGCCGCAGCGCAGCAGCCGCCATGCGGCGAGGCCCAAGCCTGCGGCG from Segniliparus rotundus DSM 44985 includes:
- the yidC gene encoding membrane protein insertase YidC, producing MLDFVYYPVSGVLWVWHWVFSQVLGPKSGFAWALSVVALVCTIRALLYAPAVRQIRFMRKMQELQPQMKAIQAKYGKDRQRQALEMQKLQQEHGFNPLLGCLPMLLQIPVFIGLYHVLSSFNRTAGAFFSGGGSLTPEQNRNTSNYVFSPADVQSFLESRFFGVPLSSYILEPAASFDAFIRAGSAVEFQRWQIALVAVPLMIIASVATHMNSRASLSRQPADVAEQPQAAMMRVMSLWVFPLGVLIFGWASPIALLLYWVSNNAWTYGQQHLVFRKIDQEDEEKKLQAIQRRAANAPKPGVKPVRKKSQTQASSDSEDE
- the yidD gene encoding membrane protein insertion efficiency factor YidD, with the protein product MTRFFVRMIGWYRTYISPGRPPACRFVPSCSEYTIDALTNRGLAAGLGLAAWRLLRCGPWSAGGFDPVPVRHACPAHVYEGAPR